The Maniola hyperantus chromosome 27, iAphHyp1.2, whole genome shotgun sequence genome has a window encoding:
- the Smox gene encoding mothers against decapentaplegic homolog 3, with translation MFPLTPPVVKRLLGWKKGPEGSSAEDKWSEKAVKSLVKKLKKSGAIEELEKALSNQSSHTKCVTIPRVKPNDNVINGQYRKGLPHVVYCRLWRWPQLQSQHELKPVDHCEYAYQLKKDEVCINPYHYNKIDSPVLPPILVPRCAEGEVRAPPPYDYQQHHDHDSIYGSGVMQSVVGVVGAVGGHSALYLEATLAQQVPGNTTVQLSSSSVETPPPGYMSEDGDPMDHNDNMNLTRLTPSPGNLATEAAPVLYHEPAFWCSISYYELNTRVGETFHASQPSITVDGFTDPSNSERFCLGLLSNVNRNEVVEQTRRHIGKGVRLYYIGGEVFAECLSDSSIFVQSPNCNQRYGWHPATVCKIPPGCNLKIFNNQEFAALLSQSVSQGFEAVFQLTRMCTIRMSFVKGWGAEYRRQTVTSTPCWIELHLNGPLQWLDRVLTQMGSPPLPCSSMS, from the exons ATGTTTCCGCTAACACCGCCTGTCGTAAAGCGTTTGTTGGGATGGAAAAAGGGTCCGGAAGGGTCTTCAGCCGAGGATAAATGGTCTGAAAAGGCTGTGAAAAGCCTCGTGAAGAAACTGAAGAAGAGCGGTGCTATTGAGGAACTGGAGAAGGCATTGTCTAACCAGAGCAGTCACACAAAGTGCGTTACAATACCCAG aGTGAAGCCCAATGACAACGTGATAAATGGACAGTACAGGAAGGGGTTGCCGCATGTTGTCTACTGCAGGCTGTGGCGGTGGCCGCAGCTACAG AGTCAACATGAACTAAAGCCAGTGGACCACTGCGAATACGCATATCAGTTGAAAAAGGACGAAGTGTGCATCAACCcttatcattataataaaatagactCGCCTG TGTTGCCGCCTATCCTTGTGCCGCGGTGCGCGGAGGGCGAGGTGCGCGCACCGCCGCCATACGACTACCAACAGCACCACGACCACGATAG TATATATGGTAGCGGCGTGATGCAGAGTGTGGTGGGCGTTGTGGGCGCGGTGGGCGGCCACAGCGCGCTGTATCTAGAAGCCACGCTGGCGCAGCAGGTGCCTGGCAACACCACCGTACAATT AAGTTCGTCGTCCGTGGAGACCCCTCCGCCTGGCTACATGAGCGAGGACGGTGACCCGATGGACCACAACGACAACATGA ACCTGACCCGACTAACTCCATCCCCCGGCAACCTAGCAACGGAGGCAGCTCCGGTCCTGTACCACGAGCCAGCGTTCTGGTGCAGCATCAGCTACTACGAGCTGAACACGCGCGTGGGGGAGACCTTCCACGCCTCACAACCCTCGATCACTGTCGACGGCTTCACGGACCCCAGCAACAGTGAGAG GTTTTGCCTCGGCCTTCTGTCCAACGTGAACAGGAACGAGGTGGTGGAACAAACTCGCAGACATATCGGCAAGGGCGTCCGGCTTTACTACATTGGCG GTGAAGTGTTCGCGGAATGTCTGAGCGATTCATCTATATTCGTTCAGAGTCCCAACTGCAACCAGCGGTATGGCTGGCATCCTGCAACAGTGTGCAAAATACCCCCCG GTTGCAACCTCAAGATATTCAACAACCAGGAATTCGCAGCGCTGCTCTCCCAGTCAGTGTCCCAGGGCTTCGAGGCGGTGTTCCAGCTCACCCGAATGTGCACCATACGAATGAGCTTCGTCAAAGGCTGGGGCGCTGAATACAG GCGGCAGACAGTGACGTCGACGCCCTGTTGGATCGAGCTGCATCTCAACGGGCCCCTACAGTGGCTGGATCGCGTGCTGACGCAGATGGGCTCCCCCCCACTGCCCTGCTCCTCCATGTCCTAA
- the LOC117994531 gene encoding uncharacterized protein, with the protein MILNQNYEIPVSFTIYLLVKIICKVFKSHLSMHNKPTLTSIPERSEVDEEVTKWVSKKKHEVLKAKYKCLKKLFQIYDASVIGILPETYGQDNQIPDDDQKIREQKSRHTKTDENTGNCIEISETEKSVATAVLKDLKLDQIPSSESNKSKTITPKLKDDKSTQDSKENLSIGSEKDVEIQPHPVPYLVINEKRKPTRFQSFIQRLLGIRRERYSYIMSNEHKYAASDNNIPNRYEKRRRRGLRLRRSRRPKRTHSENDLRNVNSPVILSYVQTIQKHCLMDTTARHCPIVGCKMLLYGIINYNDHLNLCHFTERTYICVYCHEGFSSERDKAVHENEHIGITKIAAVPSTARFSTKIASNTQTDPEITKIDIPEDKLKKIVSFFDKIAEPDQIIAEIKKNRCSDTNLLTLHRNPRTNIDSMSGSDNSDSEKTSSLRRHRTCTEDSDGTSHSKYICVPPVRCQLCGENFDYRRQLNQHVALHHSSNDKFTKYNSCAGILNHHQNSSPTQSLTRSLASTDVSNISNSTKLSRRKSNETLTYDPSTNIVYYTSMDTVKKPSFVQKVRSNFCYKWEPGTKIIRV; encoded by the exons ATGATACTCAATCAAAATTACGAGATTCCCGTCAGTTTTACTATATATTTGCTAGTTAAAATAATCTGTAAAGTGTTCAAAAGCCATCTATCAATGCATAATAAACCTACCCTCACCAGTATACCAGAAAGAAGTGAAGTAGACGAAGAAGTGACAAAATGGGTTTCAAAAAAGAAACACGAGGTCTTAAAAGCTAAGTACAAGTGTCTAAAAAAGCTTTTTCAAATCTACGATGCAAGCGTCATTGGTATCTTACCAGAAACTTACGGTCAAGACAATCAAATTCCTGATGATGATCAAAAAATTCGTGAACAAAAATCACGACATACCAAAACCGATGAAAACACTGGTAATTGTATTGAAATAAGTGAAACAGAAAAGTCTGTAGCAACCGCTGTTCTTAAAGACTTAAAACTCGACCAGATTCCCTCTTCAGAATCAAACAAATCCAAAACTATCACCCCTAAATTGAAAGATGATAAAAGCACGCAAGATTCCAAAGAAAATCTTTCAATTGGCAGTGAAAAAGATGTTGAAATCCAACCTCATCCAGTACCCTATTTAGTTATCAATGAAAAGAGGAAGCCGACACGTTTTCAAAGCTTTATTCAAAGACTTCTAGGTATAAGACGTGAAAGATACtcttatattatgtcaaatgaACACAAATATGCAGCTAGCGATAATAATATACCAAATAGGTATGAAAAGAGACGTCGAAGAGGCCTAAGGCTCAGGAGAAGTCGACGTCCGAAGAGAACACATTCGGAAAATGATTTGAGAAATGTGAATAGCCCAGTTATACTGTCATATGTGCAAACGATACAGAAGCATTGTCTCATGGATACCACAGCAAGGCATTGCCCGATTGTTGGTTGTAAGATGTTGCTTTATG GGATAATAAACTACAACGACCACCTGAACTTGTGCCATTTCACTGAACGAACATACATTTGCGTATATTGCCACGAGGGGTTCTCCAGCGAGCGGGACAAAGCGGTCCATGAGAACGAGCACATTGGCATCACGAAGATAGCTGCTGTACCCTCCACTGCGAG ATTCTCAACCAAAATCGCGAGCAACACGCAAACCGATCCGGAAATAACAAAAATCGACATACCCGAAGACAAACTGAAGAAAATAGTCTCTTTCTTCGACAAAATCGCCGAACCCGATCAAATAATCGCAGAGATCAAGAAAAATCGATGTTCCGACACAAATTTATTGACGCTACATCGGAATCCGAGAACCAATATCGATTCTATGTCTGGATCGGATAACTCTGATTCTGAGAAGACATCGTCTTTGAGGCGTCACAGGACTTGTACTGAAGATTCTGATGGGACGTCTCACTCTAAGTATATCTGCGTACCCCCTGTGAGATGTCAGTTGTGTGGAGAGAATTTTGATTATAG ACGTCAACTAAACCAACACGTGGCCTTACACCATAGCAGCAACGACAAATTCACCAAATACAACAGTTGCGCTGGCATCCTGAACCACCACCAAAACAGTTCCCCAACCCAAAGCCTAACCAGATCGCTCGCATCCACCGATGTATCGAACATATCGAACTCGACCAAGTTATCGCGAAGAAAATCCAATGAGACCTTAACCTATGACCCATCTACTAACATTGTGTATTACACATCTATGGATACGGTGAAAAAACCGAGTTTCGTCCAAAAAGTTCGCAGTAATTTCTGCTATAAATGGGAACCTGGTACTAAGATTATACGTGTCTAA
- the CNT2 gene encoding uncharacterized transporter YutK — translation MTTEDFRKRNLAGADGNDLEMENSEKNPEILNGNTTFEYLEYEPSGCLELTLTRVGNSTEDFVKNNGSAMRTISIFIFNGLVIGFFFGCLYYWINYTNEPLELCFGFGSLIAFLSIIYFFVIYFLVVKRFFGKWFEAIVWSRVEGVAFHLWKITVFKWCFSLAIVAGIAFFLYWDTRHYPERLISLLGLSVLLLLAFVFSSSPGRINWRTVIMGLLIQFLFGVLFIRWDAGRYALQCFSDKVATFLSYGVDGAAFVFGDMLVRDEKVFAFSTLPVIFFFSMLVEVLFFWGALQWFCLKLGRLLQTATATTVCESVIAVGNVFLGQSESVLIIKPYLPLLTPSELHVVMASGFATVSGTILAAYIGFGAEPAHLVTASVMSAPAAICYAKLLMPETRRSLTSVDNIQSVEKQDQSALSAATRGATNGIALVLNIVANLVAFVSFIAFLNGVVGYCGGLLGNPDINLEWIFGKIFIPLCWLMGVPWEECENVGTLIGLKTIVNEFVAYQRMGQMKKEGLLSPRAELIATYSLCGFTNPASAGIMIGAIASMAPNQRETLSSIAVRAFFAGCGICFMTACIAGVLMPEGSFG, via the exons ATGACGACGGAGGATTTTCGGAAGAGAAATTTG GCCGGAGCTGACGGGAACGACTTGGAAAtggaaaattctgaaaaaaatCCCGAAATCTTGAACGGAAAT ACAACCTTCGAATATCTGGAGTACGAGCCAAGTGGATGTTTAGAGCTGACTCTAACGAGGGTAGGCAACTCTACCGAGGACTTTGTGAAGAACAACGGTTCAGCCATGAGGACCATCTCGATATTCATCTTTAACGGCCTGGTGATAGGGTTCTTTTTCGGCTGCTTGTATTATTGGATTAATTACA cTAACGAACCTCTAGAACTGTGCTTTGGCTTCGGCAGTCTGATCGCCTTCTTGAGTATAATCTACTTCTTCGTGATCTACTTTTTGGTGGTGAAGAGGTTCTTCGGGAAATGGTTTGAGGCCATAGTGTGGTCCCGCGTCGAGGGTGTGGCCTTTCACTTGTGGAAGATCAC TGTATTCAAGTGGTGCTTCTCCCTGGCCATAGTCGCCGGGATAGCATTCTTCCTCTACTGGGACACCAGACACTATCCAGAGAGACTCATCTCTTTGCTTGGACTCTCGGTACTTTTACTTCTCG CGTTTGTGTTCTCGTCGAGTCCTGGGAGAATAAACTGGCGCACCGTCATCATGGGTCTTCTAATACAGTTCCTGTTTGGTGTACTGTTCATACGCTGGGACGCTGGCCGGTACGCCTTGCAGTGCTTTTCTGACAAG gTAGCCACTTTCCTGTCATATGGTGTGGACGGTGCAGCGTTCGTTTTCGGGGACATGCTCGTCAGAGATGAGAAGGTGTTTGCGTTTAGT ACTCTCCCAGTGATATTCTTCTTCAGCATGCTGGTAGAGGTGTTGTTCTTCTGGGGCGCGTTGCAGTGGTTCTGCCTGAAGCTGGGGAGGTTACTGCAGACTGCTACCGCCACCACAGTGTGTGAGAGCGTCATAGCTGTGGGAAACGTGTTTCTTGGACAA TCGGAGTCCGTGCTGATCATCAAGCCGTACCTGCCTCTGCTGACACCATCGGAGCTGCACGTCGTCATGGCGTCAGGGTTCGCGACCGTGTCTG GTACAATTCTGGCGGCGTATATCGGCTTCGGCGCTGAGCCAGCTCACCTGGTGACGGCAAGCGTGATGTCCGCCCCGGCCGCGATCTGCTACGCGAAGCTGCTGATGCCGGAGACGCGTCGCTCGCTCACCAGCGTCGATAACATACAGTCTGTGGAAAA ACAAGACCAATCAGCCCTGTCAGCAGCAACTCGCGGAGCTACCAACGGCATTGCGCTGGTGCTGAACATCGTCGCCAATCTCGTGGCCTTCGTCTCCTTCATCGCCTTCCTCAACGGCGTGGTGGGCTATTGCGGCGGGCTGCTGGGCAATCCTGACATTAACCTGGAGTGGATATTTGGCAAGATCTTCATACCCCTTTGCTGGTTGATGG GGGTTCCGTGGGAGGAGTGCGAGAACGTGGGCACGTTGATCGGGCTCAAGACCATCGTGAACGAGTTCGTGGCCTACCAGCGAATGGGGCAGATGAAGAAGGAGGGCTTACTATcg CCGCGAGCTGAGCTAATAGCGACGTACTCTCTGTGTGGGTTCACAAACCCCGCGTCCGCCGGGATTATGATCGGCGCCATTGCGTCCATGGCGCCCAACCAGAGGGAGACTTTGTCTAGC aTTGCGGTGCGTGCCTTTTTCGCCGGGTGCGGAATTTGCTTCATGACAGCTTGTATAGCAG GTGTCCTAATGCCAGAGGGATCCTTCGGATAG